A genomic window from Micromonospora sp. WMMA1947 includes:
- a CDS encoding alpha/beta fold hydrolase has protein sequence MTYADVGGLWIWYEEHGAGRPLVLLHGGYGSTETFAPVRPALAARRRLIAVDLRGHGRTGGLDRPLRYESMADDVAGLLRHLGLPHADVLGYSLGGAVALRTAIQHPALVRRLVLVSTPVRRRGWYPETLAAMSAHDERAAERMRGTPPYERYARVAPRPQDWPLLWARSGELLRREYDWSAEVAALPMPVLLVFADADEIPVSHAAEFFGLLGGGHRDAGGDGAGRPASRLAVLPGLTHYDVVASPALPAAVLPFLTHPARAPG, from the coding sequence GTGACCTATGCGGACGTCGGCGGGCTGTGGATCTGGTACGAGGAGCACGGCGCCGGCCGGCCGCTGGTCCTGCTGCACGGCGGCTACGGGTCGACGGAGACGTTCGCGCCGGTCCGGCCGGCGCTGGCCGCCCGCCGCCGGCTGATCGCCGTCGACCTGCGCGGCCACGGCCGCACCGGCGGTCTGGACCGGCCACTGCGGTACGAGTCGATGGCCGACGACGTGGCCGGGCTGCTGCGCCACCTCGGTCTGCCGCACGCCGACGTGCTCGGCTACTCGCTCGGCGGCGCGGTGGCCCTGCGTACCGCGATCCAGCACCCCGCCCTGGTCCGCCGCCTGGTGCTCGTCTCCACGCCTGTGCGGCGGCGCGGCTGGTACCCGGAGACGCTGGCCGCGATGTCCGCACACGACGAGCGCGCCGCCGAGCGCATGCGCGGCACCCCGCCGTACGAGCGGTACGCGCGGGTCGCGCCCCGCCCGCAGGACTGGCCCCTGCTCTGGGCCCGCAGCGGGGAACTGCTGCGCCGGGAGTACGACTGGTCCGCCGAGGTTGCCGCGCTGCCGATGCCGGTGCTGCTGGTCTTCGCCGACGCGGACGAGATCCCGGTGAGCCACGCGGCGGAGTTCTTCGGCCTGCTCGGCGGCGGCCACCGGGACGCGGGCGGCGACGGCGCCGGCCGTCCCGCGTCCCGGCTCGCCGTGCTGCCCGGGCTCACCCACTACGACGTGGTGGCCTCGCCCGCGCTGCCGGCGGCGGTGCTGCCGTTCCTCACCCACCCGGCGCGCGCACCCGGCTGA
- a CDS encoding MFS transporter gives MSAPRSRRLALGVLATGALMTILDGSIVTVAMPAIQRDLRFSPTGLSWVVNAYLIAFGSLLLLAGRLGDLIGRRAMFLGGTALFTAASVLAGLAGNSATLVAARFLQGVGSAAATAVSLGILVTLFPDAAERARAFAVFAFTGAAGAAIGQVAGGLLTDALGWHWIFLINLPIGLATIALAVRTLPADRGLGLAAGADVAGALLVTAGLVLGIYTVVTIERYGATSAHTLGLGALAAALVAGFVVRQATARRPLMPLRLLRSRGVAVANVVQILTVAATFAFQVLVTLYLQQVLGYDATRTGLALLPAAAVIGAVSLGVSARLNARFGERVVLIAGLVLLAAMFALLARVPVDGRYLRDVLPVMLLAGGFGLVLPALTALGMSAARVEDAGLASGLFNTTQQLGMAFGVAVLSTLAAARTADRVALGDDRAAALTSGFHAAFAVGAGLVVVAVVLAYALLRPQATARADAPALVG, from the coding sequence ATGTCCGCTCCCCGCTCGCGACGGCTCGCCCTCGGCGTGCTCGCCACCGGCGCCCTGATGACCATCCTCGACGGCAGCATCGTCACCGTGGCGATGCCGGCCATCCAGCGCGACCTGCGCTTCTCCCCGACCGGCCTGAGCTGGGTGGTCAACGCGTACCTGATCGCGTTCGGCAGCCTGCTCCTGCTCGCCGGACGGCTCGGCGACCTGATCGGGCGCCGGGCGATGTTCCTCGGCGGCACCGCGCTGTTCACCGCCGCGTCGGTGCTGGCCGGGCTCGCCGGGAACAGCGCCACGCTCGTCGCGGCCCGCTTCCTCCAGGGCGTCGGCAGCGCGGCGGCCACCGCGGTGAGCCTCGGCATCCTGGTCACGCTCTTTCCCGACGCGGCCGAGCGGGCGCGGGCGTTCGCCGTGTTCGCGTTCACCGGCGCCGCCGGGGCGGCCATCGGCCAGGTCGCCGGCGGCCTGCTCACCGACGCGCTGGGCTGGCACTGGATCTTCCTGATCAACCTGCCGATCGGCCTGGCCACGATCGCGCTCGCGGTCCGCACGCTGCCCGCCGACCGGGGCCTGGGCCTGGCCGCCGGGGCCGACGTGGCGGGCGCGCTGCTGGTCACCGCCGGGCTCGTGCTCGGCATCTACACGGTGGTCACGATCGAGCGGTACGGCGCGACGTCGGCGCACACGCTCGGTCTCGGCGCGCTCGCCGCCGCGCTGGTCGCCGGGTTCGTGGTCCGGCAGGCCACCGCGCGCCGCCCGCTCATGCCGCTGCGGCTGCTGCGCTCGCGCGGCGTCGCCGTGGCGAACGTGGTCCAGATCCTCACCGTGGCCGCGACGTTCGCGTTCCAGGTCCTCGTCACGCTCTACCTCCAGCAGGTGCTCGGCTACGACGCCACGCGCACCGGGCTGGCGCTGCTCCCGGCGGCAGCCGTCATCGGCGCGGTGTCGCTCGGCGTCTCGGCCCGGCTCAACGCCCGCTTCGGCGAGCGGGTCGTGCTGATCGCCGGGCTCGTGCTGCTCGCCGCCATGTTCGCGCTGCTGGCCCGGGTGCCGGTGGACGGCCGCTACCTGCGCGACGTGCTCCCGGTGATGCTGCTCGCCGGCGGGTTCGGGCTGGTGCTGCCGGCGCTCACCGCGCTCGGCATGTCCGCCGCCCGCGTCGAGGACGCCGGTCTCGCCTCCGGGCTGTTCAACACCACCCAGCAGCTCGGCATGGCGTTCGGCGTCGCGGTGCTGTCCACGTTGGCCGCCGCCCGGACGGCGGACCGGGTCGCGCTCGGCGACGACCGGGCCGCCGCGCTGACCAGTGGCTTCCACGCGGCATTCGCGGTCGGCGCGGGGCTCGTGGTGGTCGCCGTCGTGCTCGCGTACGCGCTGCTGCGCCCGCAGGCGACGGCGCGCGCCGACGCCCCGGCGCTCGTGGGGTGA
- a CDS encoding MarR family winged helix-turn-helix transcriptional regulator yields MSTPDLSYLLDHTSHVLRTRVAAALAEIGLTARMHCVLAHALPEERTQIQLAEMGDMDKTTMVVTVDALERAGLAERRPARTDRRARIIAVTEEGARVAARSQEIVDRVHAETLASLPDDEREVFLRALRRLAGGHLATPVQSPKPARRARQ; encoded by the coding sequence ATGAGCACCCCGGACCTGTCGTACCTCCTCGACCACACCAGCCACGTGTTGCGTACCCGGGTGGCGGCGGCGCTCGCCGAGATCGGGCTGACCGCACGGATGCACTGCGTGCTCGCGCACGCGCTGCCCGAGGAGCGTACGCAGATCCAGCTCGCCGAGATGGGCGACATGGACAAGACGACGATGGTCGTCACGGTGGACGCGCTGGAGCGGGCCGGGCTGGCCGAGCGGCGTCCGGCCCGTACGGACCGGCGGGCGCGGATCATCGCGGTGACCGAGGAGGGTGCCCGGGTCGCCGCGCGCAGCCAGGAGATCGTCGACCGGGTGCACGCCGAGACGCTCGCGAGCCTGCCGGACGACGAGCGGGAAGTCTTCCTGCGCGCGCTGCGGCGCCTGGCCGGCGGACACCTGGCCACGCCGGTGCAGAGTCCGAAGCCGGCACGCCGAGCCCGCCAATAG
- a CDS encoding universal stress protein, with protein MSDEHSRQVVVGYDGSPAASAAIEVGALLFPGAHAWIGHLWTPPFASEELRKRLWTGTRNINVFVEAIEREGSREADRMTAVGVMLGRAAGWDAEPLVCRSYGGEGLRLAELADEKQADVLLLGSRGLGGARAVLGSVSDMAVHYSPRPVLVVPHPLLTDEYDALAAGPVVVGWDASAGSEAALAAARRLFPEREIVLAAVDGDEGDAPETVDGVTTVRVRAGGGAPGRAVADALSAVATERKASLVVVGSRGRTAVRKILLGSVAMATLHRAHRPVMVVPQSPVRETE; from the coding sequence GTGAGCGACGAGCACAGCAGGCAAGTGGTGGTGGGTTACGACGGATCTCCGGCCGCTAGCGCCGCCATCGAGGTGGGCGCGCTGCTGTTCCCCGGCGCGCACGCGTGGATCGGGCATCTGTGGACGCCTCCCTTCGCCAGCGAGGAACTCCGCAAGCGGCTCTGGACCGGCACCCGCAACATCAACGTGTTCGTCGAGGCGATCGAGCGCGAGGGCAGCCGGGAGGCCGACCGGATGACGGCCGTCGGCGTGATGCTGGGCCGCGCCGCCGGCTGGGACGCCGAGCCGCTCGTGTGCCGCAGCTACGGCGGCGAAGGACTCCGGCTCGCCGAGCTGGCCGACGAGAAGCAGGCCGACGTGCTGCTGCTCGGGTCGCGGGGCCTCGGCGGCGCCCGCGCCGTGCTCGGCTCCGTCTCCGACATGGCCGTGCACTACAGCCCGCGTCCCGTACTGGTCGTGCCGCACCCGCTGCTGACCGACGAGTACGACGCGCTCGCCGCCGGGCCGGTCGTGGTCGGCTGGGACGCCTCCGCCGGATCCGAGGCCGCGCTCGCCGCCGCCCGTCGCCTCTTCCCGGAGCGCGAGATCGTCCTGGCCGCCGTCGACGGCGACGAGGGGGACGCGCCGGAGACGGTCGACGGGGTGACGACAGTGCGCGTACGCGCCGGCGGCGGCGCGCCCGGCCGCGCGGTGGCCGACGCGCTCTCCGCCGTCGCCACCGAGCGCAAGGCGAGCCTGGTCGTGGTCGGCTCGCGCGGCCGCACGGCGGTGCGCAAGATCCTGCTCGGCAGCGTCGCCATGGCCACGCTGCACCGCGCCCACCGGCCGGTCATGGTGGTGCCGCAGAGCCCGGTCCGCGAAACCGAGTAG
- a CDS encoding ROK family transcriptional regulator: MLKGLAADRHAQGDSRRLNLGAVLRRVHLTGPVTRVELAEWMGVNRSTVMALTAELAAAGLVREVAAGGSGRAGRPSRVVRPSSDTVYVLAFDIAVDRLVAARVGLGGVISARLEAERPRAGADLDSVVSVLADFGRALHHAAPPGSVCVGVGASYCGMIRPGDGMVRFGPDMGWVDQAFGAELAGRLDLGLPVLVGNEAHLGALAEHQRGAGVGVQNLVYLHGDVGVGGGIIVGGELLDGDGGYASEVGHMLVNPYQGRACGCGSRGCLEAEVGERALLDVAGRPAQEKGREAVRAVVAAAAQGEPAAQEALRHIGDWLGIGVANVINLFNPGVVIFGGTLSEVFPVCAGHVRSRIAANVLPISRDKAQLRVSALGYDATLIGAAELGFSPLFADPLGVPTAG, translated from the coding sequence ATGCTGAAAGGTCTGGCAGCGGACCGGCACGCGCAGGGGGACAGCCGCCGGCTCAACCTCGGCGCGGTGCTGCGGCGCGTCCACCTGACCGGTCCGGTCACGCGCGTCGAGCTGGCCGAGTGGATGGGCGTCAACCGCAGCACCGTCATGGCGCTCACCGCGGAACTGGCGGCGGCCGGCCTGGTCCGGGAGGTGGCGGCCGGTGGCAGCGGGCGGGCCGGGCGTCCGTCGCGTGTGGTGCGTCCCTCCTCCGACACCGTCTACGTCCTCGCGTTCGACATCGCCGTGGACCGGCTCGTGGCCGCCCGTGTCGGGCTCGGCGGGGTGATCTCGGCGCGGCTGGAGGCGGAACGGCCGCGGGCCGGTGCCGACCTCGACTCGGTGGTCTCGGTGCTCGCCGACTTCGGGCGGGCGCTGCACCACGCCGCGCCACCCGGGTCGGTGTGCGTGGGCGTCGGCGCCTCCTACTGCGGCATGATCCGGCCGGGGGACGGGATGGTCCGGTTCGGACCGGACATGGGGTGGGTGGACCAGGCGTTCGGCGCCGAGCTGGCCGGGCGGCTGGACCTGGGCCTCCCTGTCCTGGTCGGCAACGAGGCGCACCTGGGCGCGCTGGCCGAGCATCAGCGCGGGGCCGGTGTCGGCGTGCAGAACCTCGTCTACCTGCACGGTGACGTGGGTGTCGGCGGCGGGATCATCGTGGGCGGGGAACTGCTCGACGGCGACGGCGGGTACGCCTCCGAGGTCGGGCACATGCTCGTGAACCCGTACCAGGGGCGGGCCTGCGGCTGCGGCTCGCGCGGGTGTCTGGAGGCCGAGGTCGGTGAGCGGGCGCTGCTCGACGTCGCGGGCCGCCCGGCGCAGGAGAAGGGGCGCGAGGCGGTACGCGCGGTGGTCGCCGCCGCCGCTCAGGGGGAACCGGCAGCGCAGGAGGCGCTGCGGCACATCGGTGACTGGCTGGGCATCGGCGTGGCGAACGTGATCAACCTGTTCAACCCGGGCGTGGTGATCTTCGGGGGCACGCTCAGCGAGGTCTTCCCGGTCTGCGCCGGTCACGTCCGCAGCCGGATCGCCGCGAACGTGCTGCCCATCTCCCGCGACAAGGCCCAACTGCGGGTGTCCGCGCTCGGCTACGACGCGACCCTGATCGGCGCCGCCGAACTGGGCTTCTCACCCTTGTTCGCCGACCCCCTCGGAGTCCCCACTGCCGGGTGA
- a CDS encoding IS110 family transposase, producing the protein MPSILADRLAGRVDAVIGVDTHTDTHTAAVTTPVGTVLAEITVPATADGAAVLLAWAGRQTTGLGTGRRAWALDGARCHGVGLLRVLRAAGEDVLEAPKPAAGRRRRGGKSDALDAVHAARAVLAADHVATPRADGDREALRLLHVCRRHYSDTRTATINLFKSLILTADDDLRTQMRGLNTLRQVQHATTLTTGTGSGSGLDRLRRTQLAALAEQILTLEKLLKANLAEIRTLVDKLCPTLLDQPGIGPVTAAIALTAWSHPGRFRNEAAFASLAGASPVPANSGRTIRHRLNRGGDRTLNAALHTIAKTRQRCHQPTKDYVERRTTEGRTPAEITRSLKRYIARQIWRTLETNA; encoded by the coding sequence GTGCCTTCCATCCTGGCAGATCGTCTGGCCGGCCGTGTTGACGCGGTCATCGGTGTGGATACCCATACCGATACGCACACCGCCGCGGTGACCACCCCGGTCGGGACAGTGCTGGCCGAGATCACCGTGCCGGCCACCGCCGACGGCGCCGCTGTTCTGCTGGCCTGGGCCGGGCGGCAGACGACCGGGCTGGGAACGGGCCGGCGGGCCTGGGCCCTGGACGGCGCCCGGTGTCACGGGGTCGGCCTGCTGCGTGTCCTGCGCGCCGCGGGTGAGGACGTCCTGGAAGCACCCAAACCCGCTGCCGGACGCCGTCGGCGAGGCGGCAAGTCCGACGCGTTGGACGCCGTGCACGCCGCTCGCGCGGTGCTGGCCGCCGACCACGTCGCCACGCCCCGCGCCGACGGCGACCGGGAAGCCCTGCGCCTGCTGCACGTCTGCCGCCGCCACTACAGCGACACCCGCACCGCCACCATCAACCTGTTCAAATCGCTGATCCTCACCGCCGACGACGATCTACGCACACAGATGCGCGGACTGAACACCCTGCGGCAGGTCCAACACGCCACCACCCTCACCACCGGCACCGGCAGCGGCAGCGGACTTGACCGACTGCGCCGCACTCAACTGGCAGCCCTGGCCGAGCAGATCCTGACCCTCGAGAAGCTCCTGAAAGCCAACCTCGCCGAGATCCGCACCCTGGTCGACAAGCTCTGCCCCACCCTGCTCGACCAACCCGGGATCGGCCCCGTCACCGCCGCGATCGCACTGACCGCCTGGTCACACCCCGGCCGGTTCCGCAACGAAGCCGCCTTCGCCTCACTCGCCGGCGCCAGCCCCGTCCCCGCCAACTCCGGACGCACCATCCGCCACCGCCTCAACCGAGGCGGCGACCGCACCCTCAACGCCGCCCTACACACCATCGCGAAAACCCGCCAACGATGCCACCAACCCACCAAGGACTACGTCGAACGCCGCACCACCGAAGGCCGCACCCCAGCCGAAATCACCCGCAGCCTCAAACGCTACATAGCCCGCCAAATCTGGCGCACCCTCGAAACCAACGCTTGA